The Sphingobacteriales bacterium genome includes a window with the following:
- a CDS encoding 50S ribosomal protein L18 — protein sequence MDSIKKKRQRRLRIKMGIRKKIKGTPDIPRLSVFRSNSHIYGQIIDDIHGITLTSVGSLKPDFDVKGKTKSEIARLAGKRLAEKAVEKNISKVVFDRNGFLYHGRVKAFAEGAREGGLQF from the coding sequence ATGGATAGCATAAAGAAGAAAAGACAGAGAAGATTAAGAATCAAAATGGGGATCAGGAAGAAGATAAAAGGCACTCCTGATATTCCGAGGTTAAGTGTTTTCAGAAGCAACTCACACATTTACGGACAAATCATTGACGATATTCATGGAATAACACTGACTTCAGTAGGTTCCTTAAAACCTGATTTTGATGTCAAAGGAAAAACCAAATCAGAAATAGCCAGACTTGCCGGAAAAAGACTTGCTGAAAAAGCTGTTGAAAAGAACATCAGTAAAGTAGTATTCGACAGGAATGGTTTTCTATATCATGGACGTGTGAAAGCATTTGCGGAAGGTGCAAGGGAAGGCGGATTGCAATTTTAA